A genome region from Mycolicibacterium litorale includes the following:
- a CDS encoding PepSY-associated TM helix domain-containing protein, whose protein sequence is MTTSDPLTPSTTDDSSPRQPALTALLRRLHFYAGVFVGPFLLIAAVSGGLYAIAPSIEHLLYRDHLHVHPSGESRSVGEQITAAQAVRPDLTVTAVRPAGEPGDTTRVLFDDPSLGESERRAVFVDPATAQPVGDLVVYGSSGALPVRTWIDQLHRNLHLGEPGRMYSELAASWLWVIALAGAGLWFARRRAPGARLFTVDRTARGRARTLNWHGAVGLWIAAGLLFLSATGLTWSRYAGDHITELRAALSWNTPAVSTTLDGSAAMAGHDHHGVDTGSGGGGAPRVDEVDRVLQSARSAGVGGAVEVSIPSDSETAFTVAQTREPWVMSNNAVAVDGSTGRVTDTSWFADWPLAAKLAAWGIQLHMGLLFGLINQLALAVLAVALVTVIVRGYLMWWRRRPTSGGRPPARGVLRGAPPVAVAALVAVAAAIGWFIPLLGLSLLGFVVVDTAVGVAQRRNVSGGAR, encoded by the coding sequence ATGACCACATCCGATCCACTTACCCCGTCAACCACCGACGACTCGTCTCCGCGGCAACCCGCGCTCACAGCGCTGCTGCGCCGATTGCACTTCTACGCCGGCGTGTTCGTCGGCCCGTTCCTCCTGATCGCCGCCGTGAGCGGCGGGTTGTACGCGATCGCGCCGTCGATCGAGCACCTTCTCTACCGCGATCACCTGCACGTCCACCCCAGCGGTGAATCCCGCTCGGTCGGCGAACAGATCACGGCCGCCCAGGCGGTGCGCCCCGACCTCACGGTCACCGCGGTCCGGCCGGCCGGGGAACCCGGTGACACGACGCGGGTCCTGTTCGACGACCCGTCGCTCGGAGAATCCGAGCGCCGCGCGGTGTTCGTGGACCCGGCCACCGCGCAACCGGTCGGCGACCTCGTTGTCTACGGGAGCAGTGGCGCGCTGCCGGTCCGGACGTGGATCGACCAGCTGCACCGCAACCTGCACCTCGGCGAACCCGGGCGGATGTACAGCGAGCTGGCGGCTTCGTGGCTGTGGGTGATCGCCCTGGCCGGTGCGGGTCTCTGGTTCGCCCGACGGCGTGCTCCCGGCGCGCGGCTGTTCACCGTGGATCGCACCGCGCGCGGCCGCGCCCGCACCCTGAACTGGCACGGCGCCGTCGGTCTGTGGATCGCCGCGGGTCTGCTGTTCCTGTCGGCCACCGGCCTGACGTGGTCGCGCTACGCCGGCGACCACATCACCGAGTTACGCGCGGCGCTGTCGTGGAACACGCCGGCCGTCTCGACGACGCTCGACGGGTCGGCGGCGATGGCCGGACACGACCACCACGGAGTCGATACGGGCTCCGGCGGCGGCGGGGCGCCGAGAGTTGACGAGGTCGACCGCGTGCTGCAGTCGGCGCGGTCGGCCGGTGTCGGCGGAGCCGTGGAGGTGTCCATCCCATCGGACAGCGAAACCGCCTTCACGGTCGCGCAGACCCGCGAACCGTGGGTGATGTCGAACAATGCCGTTGCCGTCGACGGTTCCACCGGCCGGGTGACCGACACGTCGTGGTTCGCCGATTGGCCGCTGGCCGCGAAACTGGCCGCGTGGGGGATCCAGCTCCACATGGGGTTGCTGTTCGGGCTTATCAATCAGCTCGCGCTGGCGGTGTTGGCCGTCGCCCTGGTGACGGTCATCGTGCGGGGATATCTGATGTGGTGGCGGCGCCGGCCGACGAGCGGTGGGCGGCCCCCGGCTCGTGGTGTGTTGCGGGGCGCCCCGCCGGTGGCGGTGGCGGCACTGGTGGCCGTGGCCGCCGCGATCGGATGGTTCATTCCGCTGCTCGGGCTCAGCCTACTGGGATTCGTCGTCGTCGACACCGCGGTCGGTGTGGCGCAGCGCCGCAATGTCTCCGGGGGTGCCCGATGA
- a CDS encoding nitroreductase/quinone reductase family protein, whose protein sequence is MAGLRDTVAHTFQKRIANPVMRRLPFQTLLETTGRRSGRPRRTPLGGKRIGDQFWFVSEFGERSQYIRNIQADPHVRVRLHGRWHSGVAHLLPDDDPQARLRELPQFNSFGVRTFGTNLLTVRVDLTD, encoded by the coding sequence ATGGCCGGCCTGCGCGACACGGTGGCCCACACGTTCCAGAAGCGCATCGCCAACCCGGTCATGCGCCGGCTGCCGTTCCAGACGCTGCTGGAGACCACCGGCCGCAGATCCGGCCGGCCCCGCCGAACCCCGTTGGGCGGGAAGCGAATCGGTGATCAGTTCTGGTTCGTCTCGGAGTTCGGCGAGCGATCGCAGTACATCCGCAACATCCAGGCCGACCCTCACGTGCGTGTGCGCCTGCACGGCCGGTGGCACTCGGGTGTCGCGCATCTGCTGCCCGACGACGATCCGCAGGCGCGACTGCGGGAGCTGCCGCAGTTCAACAGTTTCGGGGTGCGCACGTTCGGCACGAATCTGCTCACCGTCCGGGTGGACCTGACCGACTGA
- a CDS encoding hydroxymethylglutaryl-CoA lyase, producing the protein MSELPAKVDIREVSLRDGLQIEQPIPLSAKLELLEAVVATGVREVEATAFVSPSKVPALADAAELAAELARFDQVEFSALVASPNGAKRAIAAELRSIEYVVSAADGHSRANVGRSSAEATAVIPDIVAIAHDSGATVEVIIATAWDCPFDGPTPPQRVLDIVDAATGFGVDRLAIADTIGTATPRRVSDLVAQVRPRIADLPLGAHFHNTRGAGLASAYAAVQAGITRLDASVGGLGGCPFAPGASGNIATEDLVYLLRDSGIDTDVDLQAAIAAAVVARAVVGHDLPSALLRAGDRITG; encoded by the coding sequence GTGAGCGAGCTGCCCGCCAAGGTCGACATCCGCGAGGTCTCGCTTCGCGACGGCCTGCAGATCGAGCAGCCGATCCCGCTGTCGGCCAAACTCGAGTTGCTCGAAGCGGTCGTCGCCACCGGTGTCCGCGAGGTCGAGGCCACCGCGTTCGTCTCACCGTCGAAGGTGCCCGCGCTGGCCGACGCGGCCGAACTCGCCGCCGAGCTGGCCAGATTCGATCAGGTCGAGTTCTCGGCGCTGGTGGCCAGCCCGAACGGCGCCAAACGGGCGATCGCGGCTGAGCTGCGCTCCATCGAGTACGTGGTGTCGGCCGCCGACGGGCACAGCCGGGCCAACGTCGGGCGGTCCAGCGCGGAGGCGACCGCGGTGATCCCCGACATCGTCGCGATCGCCCACGACAGCGGCGCCACGGTCGAGGTGATCATCGCGACGGCCTGGGACTGCCCCTTCGACGGGCCCACCCCGCCGCAGCGGGTACTCGACATCGTGGACGCCGCAACCGGATTCGGCGTCGACCGGTTGGCGATCGCCGACACCATCGGCACCGCGACGCCCCGACGCGTCAGTGATCTCGTCGCGCAGGTGCGCCCCCGCATCGCTGACCTGCCGCTGGGCGCCCACTTCCACAACACCCGCGGCGCGGGCCTGGCCAGCGCCTACGCCGCCGTCCAGGCCGGGATCACCCGCCTCGACGCCTCGGTCGGCGGTTTGGGCGGTTGCCCGTTCGCCCCGGGCGCGAGCGGCAACATCGCCACCGAGGATCTGGTCTACCTGCTGCGCGACAGCGGTATCGACACCGACGTCGACCTTCAGGCCGCCATCGCCGCCGCCGTGGTCGCCCGCGCGGTCGTCGGCCACGACCTCCCCAGTGCGCTGCTGCGCGCCGGGGACCGGATCACCGGCTGA
- a CDS encoding acrylyl-CoA reductase family protein — METFQALIARQSGDGIDTAVETLEESALPPGEVTIRVHYSSVNFKDALAVTPKGGVVRDYPIVPGIDLTGEVVASDSDEFAVGDLVLAHGYDIGTGKHGGYAEFARLPADQVVALGELSPREGAAIGTAGFTAAMSVQALADRGIRPEDGDIVVTGASGGVGSVSVDLLSAQGYRVVASTGKPEQADLLRSLGAAEVIGRLPEDPDAKPRPLGRARWAGAVDCVGGATLADVLSTLAYGGAVAASGLTGGPGLNTTVMPFILRGAALLGIDSVQLPIGPRRELWAKLGGELKPQHLADLSHDVDVKDVVEVIDEVRAGRYSGRAVVRVAGGF; from the coding sequence ATGGAGACTTTTCAGGCGCTGATCGCACGGCAGTCCGGGGACGGGATCGACACGGCGGTCGAGACCCTCGAGGAATCGGCCCTGCCGCCGGGCGAGGTGACCATCCGGGTGCACTACTCGAGTGTGAACTTCAAGGACGCCCTGGCCGTGACACCCAAAGGTGGTGTGGTGCGGGACTATCCGATCGTCCCGGGCATCGACCTGACCGGTGAGGTGGTGGCGTCGGACAGCGACGAGTTCGCCGTCGGCGATCTCGTGCTCGCCCACGGCTACGACATCGGCACCGGCAAGCACGGCGGCTACGCCGAATTCGCCCGGCTCCCCGCCGACCAGGTGGTGGCCCTCGGCGAGCTGAGCCCGCGCGAGGGCGCCGCGATCGGCACCGCCGGGTTCACCGCCGCGATGAGCGTGCAGGCGCTCGCCGACCGCGGCATCCGCCCCGAAGACGGTGACATCGTGGTGACCGGCGCCAGCGGCGGGGTCGGATCGGTCAGCGTCGACCTGCTGTCAGCGCAGGGCTACCGCGTCGTCGCGTCGACCGGGAAGCCGGAACAGGCCGACCTGCTGCGCTCGCTGGGCGCGGCCGAGGTGATCGGCCGGCTCCCGGAGGATCCGGACGCCAAGCCGAGGCCACTGGGCAGAGCCCGCTGGGCGGGCGCCGTGGACTGCGTGGGTGGCGCGACCCTCGCCGACGTGCTGAGCACGCTCGCCTACGGCGGGGCGGTGGCGGCCAGCGGGCTGACCGGCGGCCCGGGCCTGAACACGACCGTGATGCCGTTCATCCTGCGCGGGGCGGCACTTCTCGGCATCGACTCGGTTCAACTGCCGATCGGCCCGCGCCGGGAGCTGTGGGCGAAGCTCGGCGGTGAGCTCAAACCACAACACCTCGCCGACCTCTCCCACGACGTCGACGTCAAGGACGTCGTGGAGGTGATCGACGAGGTGCGCGCCGGCCGGTACTCCGGCCGGGCGGTGGTGCGGGTGGCCGGCGGTTTCTGA
- a CDS encoding TetR/AcrR family transcriptional regulator → MPRPRSTGAGRLSVDDWIQNGYAIVAEAGLAALKVDRLCDRLGVTKGSFYWHFDDMRAYRAALVAEWGRMRDEDRRRLDEMADLPPRERLSQMMSELVSTRHWTMERAMREWARSDDAVAAGVRAADRALVAGVRRALLDGGFDEEDADLRANAIFAAGVGFIHLSGPTPSARQAARRERFLDLMLRR, encoded by the coding sequence ATGCCGAGGCCTCGTTCGACCGGCGCCGGCCGGCTTTCCGTCGACGACTGGATTCAGAACGGTTACGCGATCGTGGCCGAAGCGGGTCTGGCGGCGCTCAAGGTGGACCGGCTGTGCGATCGGCTCGGGGTGACCAAGGGCAGCTTCTACTGGCACTTCGACGACATGCGCGCATACCGCGCCGCCCTGGTCGCGGAGTGGGGGCGGATGCGCGACGAGGACCGCAGGCGACTGGACGAGATGGCGGACCTTCCGCCGCGGGAACGCCTGTCGCAGATGATGTCCGAGCTTGTGAGTACCCGCCACTGGACCATGGAGCGCGCCATGCGCGAATGGGCGCGCAGCGACGACGCGGTCGCCGCGGGCGTGCGGGCCGCCGACCGGGCCCTGGTCGCCGGGGTGCGGCGGGCACTGCTCGACGGCGGATTCGACGAAGAGGACGCCGACCTGCGGGCGAACGCGATCTTCGCCGCCGGGGTCGGGTTCATCCATCTGTCGGGCCCCACCCCGAGCGCCCGGCAGGCCGCCAGGCGTGAGCGCTTCCTCGATCTCATGCTGCGGCGCTGA
- a CDS encoding CaiB/BaiF CoA transferase family protein, with product MTGALDGIRVIEIGTLISGPFAGRLLGDMGAEVLKIEPPGAPDPLRTWGQAELHGHRFFWTVHARNKKAITLDLRTPRGREIFLELVEQTDIIVENFRPGTLERWDLGYDVLRSRNKGIILVRVSGYGQTGPDAHRAGYASVAEAASGLRHLNGFPGGPPPRLALSLGDSLAGMFAAQGALAALYRRTVTGEGQVVDTALTESCLAVQESTIPDYDVGGVVRGPSGTRLEGIAPSNIYRTADGSWVVIAANQDTVFRRLCAAMEQPELATDDRFADHSARGRNQDELDKIIGGWAAERQPDDIIATLSAAGVIAGPINTVADVVDDPQLRARGMIAEHWDERVERTVLGPGIVPVLSESPGEIRNAGPARPGHHNDEVYAGILGKTAEELAELRAEGVL from the coding sequence ATGACAGGCGCACTGGACGGTATCCGGGTCATCGAGATCGGCACGCTGATCTCCGGCCCGTTCGCCGGACGGTTACTCGGCGACATGGGCGCCGAGGTGCTCAAGATCGAGCCGCCCGGCGCCCCCGACCCGCTGCGCACCTGGGGCCAGGCCGAACTCCACGGGCACCGCTTCTTCTGGACCGTGCACGCGCGCAACAAGAAAGCCATCACGCTGGACCTGCGCACCCCGCGCGGCCGCGAGATCTTCCTCGAACTCGTCGAGCAGACCGACATCATCGTCGAGAACTTCCGGCCCGGCACCCTCGAGCGGTGGGACCTCGGCTACGACGTACTTCGCAGCCGGAACAAGGGCATCATCCTGGTGCGGGTCTCGGGTTACGGCCAGACCGGCCCCGATGCCCACCGAGCGGGGTACGCGTCGGTCGCCGAGGCGGCCAGCGGCCTACGCCACCTCAACGGCTTCCCCGGCGGACCCCCGCCCCGGCTGGCGCTCTCCCTGGGCGACAGCCTGGCCGGCATGTTCGCCGCACAGGGTGCGCTCGCCGCGCTGTACCGGCGCACCGTCACCGGTGAGGGCCAGGTCGTCGACACCGCGCTGACCGAATCCTGCCTGGCGGTCCAGGAGTCGACGATCCCGGACTACGACGTCGGCGGTGTGGTGCGCGGCCCGTCGGGCACTCGCCTGGAGGGGATCGCCCCGTCCAACATCTACCGCACCGCCGACGGCAGCTGGGTCGTCATCGCGGCCAACCAGGACACGGTCTTCCGCCGGCTGTGCGCCGCCATGGAACAGCCGGAGCTGGCGACCGACGACCGCTTCGCCGACCACTCGGCACGCGGCCGCAACCAGGACGAACTGGACAAGATCATCGGCGGCTGGGCGGCCGAACGCCAACCCGACGACATCATCGCGACGCTGTCGGCCGCCGGTGTCATCGCCGGGCCGATCAACACCGTCGCCGACGTGGTCGACGACCCACAGCTGCGGGCGCGCGGAATGATCGCCGAGCACTGGGACGAGCGCGTCGAACGCACCGTCCTCGGCCCCGGAATCGTGCCGGTGCTGTCGGAGTCGCCGGGAGAGATCCGCAATGCCGGCCCGGCGCGCCCCGGTCACCACAACGACGAGGTGTACGCCGGGATTCTCGGCAAGACCGCCGAGGAACTGGCCGAGCTGCGTGCCGAGGGGGTGCTGTGA
- a CDS encoding TetR/AcrR family transcriptional regulator, translating to MAPESSTLSSKGRQTRYAIEQAARKLFAERGFHGTTLADITSAAGKSPAVFYRYFDDKEDLLAALAQSFLHDVVAPSRSAVPLPASPDDGDFFTTVVTGYWNIFKQNIGIMIAVAQLAAAQQRFAELQNEFRRFGMDVVAASVRNAQEQGYGADLNAEHTAAAIALLFENFTVVMVGSSGLGLQMSDADAIATLSTIWKKTLYGF from the coding sequence ATGGCCCCGGAGTCGTCGACGCTGAGCAGCAAGGGCCGCCAGACCCGGTACGCCATCGAGCAGGCAGCCCGGAAGCTGTTCGCCGAACGCGGTTTTCATGGCACCACGCTGGCCGACATCACCTCGGCCGCCGGCAAGTCGCCCGCGGTCTTCTACCGCTACTTCGACGACAAGGAGGATCTGCTGGCCGCGCTGGCCCAATCCTTCCTGCACGACGTCGTCGCCCCGTCGCGTTCGGCTGTGCCGCTCCCCGCCTCCCCCGACGACGGCGACTTCTTCACCACCGTGGTCACCGGCTACTGGAACATCTTCAAGCAGAACATCGGCATCATGATCGCCGTCGCGCAGCTCGCCGCGGCCCAGCAGCGATTCGCCGAGCTGCAGAACGAGTTCCGCCGCTTCGGGATGGACGTCGTCGCCGCGTCGGTGCGCAATGCCCAGGAACAGGGTTACGGCGCCGATCTCAACGCGGAGCACACGGCGGCGGCGATCGCGCTGCTCTTCGAGAACTTCACCGTCGTCATGGTCGGCTCGTCGGGCCTCGGTCTGCAGATGAGTGACGCCGACGCGATCGCCACGCTGTCGACCATCTGGAAGAAGACGCTGTATGGCTTCTGA
- a CDS encoding homogentisate 1,2-dioxygenase → MESFVHLRKGKTPRRPHADLDGQKDDELGRGGFTGRTANMYRRNDPTAFRTVGPLRPLDVLGDQLKPADATDANGAPLLMFSNADCQVLLSRRTDQMPYFARYVDGDLLSFVHTGSGVFETEFGPLRYRAGDWVYIPKACTFRQVPDAESMLLMIQSAEEFRVPPPGPLGRHFPFDPTQATIPEPEPIDDGVGPRVDGEYEVRLFHEGGPTSLFYQHHPLDVEGWRGDNFAFTFNISDYHVITSDSVHLPATAHLFMQATGVYVMNFLPKPAEGVPGTERTPWYHRNVDYDEIAFFHGGSLYGIPMPPGLISHAPQGVHHGAPEKARERARRKFDEFQRVDWQVIAVDTRKRLIPSPEVLANDLGQHS, encoded by the coding sequence ATGGAATCGTTCGTTCACCTGCGCAAAGGCAAGACGCCCCGGCGGCCGCACGCCGACCTCGACGGCCAGAAAGACGACGAGCTCGGTCGCGGCGGGTTCACCGGACGGACCGCCAACATGTATCGGCGCAACGACCCCACCGCATTCCGCACCGTCGGACCGCTTCGCCCACTCGACGTCCTGGGTGATCAGCTCAAACCCGCCGACGCCACCGACGCCAACGGCGCACCGCTGCTGATGTTCTCCAACGCCGACTGTCAGGTGCTGCTCTCCCGGCGCACCGACCAGATGCCGTACTTCGCCCGCTACGTCGACGGAGATCTGCTGTCGTTCGTGCACACCGGTTCCGGGGTGTTCGAGACCGAGTTCGGACCGCTGCGCTACCGCGCCGGCGACTGGGTCTACATCCCGAAGGCGTGCACGTTCCGCCAGGTCCCCGACGCCGAGTCGATGCTGCTGATGATCCAGTCCGCCGAGGAGTTCCGCGTGCCGCCCCCCGGACCGCTCGGCAGGCACTTCCCCTTCGACCCCACCCAGGCCACCATCCCCGAGCCGGAGCCGATCGACGACGGCGTCGGCCCCCGGGTCGACGGCGAGTACGAAGTGCGGCTGTTCCACGAGGGCGGACCGACATCGCTGTTCTATCAACATCATCCGCTCGACGTGGAGGGATGGCGCGGCGACAACTTCGCGTTCACCTTCAACATCAGCGACTACCACGTCATCACGTCCGACAGCGTGCACCTGCCGGCCACCGCGCATCTGTTCATGCAGGCCACCGGGGTGTACGTGATGAACTTCCTGCCGAAGCCCGCCGAGGGTGTGCCCGGTACCGAACGCACACCCTGGTATCACCGCAACGTCGACTACGACGAGATCGCGTTCTTCCACGGCGGTTCGCTGTACGGCATCCCGATGCCGCCGGGGCTGATCTCCCACGCGCCGCAGGGTGTCCACCACGGCGCGCCGGAGAAGGCGCGGGAACGCGCCCGCCGGAAGTTCGACGAATTCCAGCGGGTCGACTGGCAGGTCATCGCCGTCGACACCCGTAAGCGGCTGATCCCGTCACCGGAAGTGCTGGCCAACGATCTGGGGCAGCATTCGTGA
- a CDS encoding esterase family protein encodes MTIVDKIRGHWARRFAVAAVVAAMLPGVIGLTGGSALAGAFSRPGLPVEYLMVPSPAMGRDIKVQFQSGGPGSPAVYMLDGLRARDDFNGWDIETQAFEWYLDSGLSVVMPVGGQSSFYTDWYAPACGKAGCQTYKWETFLTSELPNWLAANRDVKPTGSAAVGLSMAGSASLVLSIYHPQQFIYAASLSGFLNLSEGWWPFLVGLAMGDAGGFKPEPMWGPGGSEAWLRNDPMVNIDKIVANGTRIWVYCGNGKPGELGGAGLPQEFLESLTLRTNITFQERYIAAGGQNGVFNFPAGGTHTWQYWGQQLQQMKPDLQRVLLG; translated from the coding sequence ATGACGATCGTTGACAAGATTCGAGGCCATTGGGCACGCCGATTCGCGGTGGCCGCCGTCGTGGCGGCGATGCTGCCCGGCGTGATCGGCCTGACCGGCGGTTCGGCACTCGCGGGAGCGTTCTCGCGGCCGGGACTGCCGGTTGAGTACCTGATGGTCCCGTCACCGGCGATGGGACGCGACATCAAGGTCCAGTTCCAGAGCGGGGGACCCGGATCTCCTGCGGTCTACATGCTCGACGGGCTGCGTGCCCGTGACGACTTCAACGGCTGGGACATCGAGACGCAGGCATTCGAGTGGTATCTCGATTCCGGTCTGTCCGTGGTGATGCCGGTCGGCGGCCAGTCCAGCTTCTACACCGACTGGTACGCGCCGGCGTGCGGTAAGGCCGGCTGCCAGACCTACAAGTGGGAGACGTTCCTGACCTCGGAGCTGCCGAACTGGCTGGCGGCCAACCGTGACGTCAAGCCGACGGGCAGTGCCGCGGTCGGTCTGTCGATGGCCGGATCGGCCTCGCTGGTGCTCTCGATCTACCACCCGCAGCAGTTCATCTACGCGGCATCGCTGTCGGGCTTCCTGAACCTGTCGGAAGGCTGGTGGCCGTTCCTGGTCGGCCTGGCGATGGGTGACGCCGGCGGCTTCAAGCCCGAGCCGATGTGGGGACCGGGCGGCAGCGAGGCGTGGTTGCGCAACGACCCGATGGTCAACATCGACAAGATCGTCGCCAACGGCACCCGCATCTGGGTGTACTGCGGTAACGGCAAGCCGGGCGAGCTGGGCGGCGCCGGTCTTCCCCAGGAGTTCCTGGAGAGCCTGACGCTGCGCACCAACATCACCTTCCAGGAGCGCTACATCGCGGCCGGCGGGCAGAACGGGGTGTTCAACTTCCCGGCCGGCGGCACGCACACCTGGCAGTACTGGGGTCAGCAGCTCCAACAGATGAAGCCCGACCTGCAGCGCGTGCTGCTGGGCTGA
- a CDS encoding acyl-CoA dehydrogenase family protein, giving the protein MAAASGVEARLSPARLAERAPEAERLRRLPQATVDDLVASKITDLLVPARYGGREASYPEILRPVRELAHGCASSAWTIGFYVLHNWMVALFDEQAQAEAFADRPFLAPAPLAPTGRGRPDGDGIRLSGRWSWATGVMHGNWIMVGALCGPDEAIYPALALLPIGDVTVEDVWHTDGMRATGSNDVVIEDAYVPAHRLVRVADIHAGTAPGAALHDAPAYRWPMVPALAFLAAMPALGSAERVLEIYTERLGERVLAFEGVKQQDKPLAQARLGEADVRLRALRALLDDAVGGIEQRVRDGDEVPLIVRAQARMAAAHIVHESRALIGMLMSASGASAHFVTNPLQRAKRDVDVLAGHVIFDYDTSRELAGTLAVGARIPPFAMV; this is encoded by the coding sequence ATGGCCGCAGCCTCTGGTGTCGAAGCCCGTCTGAGCCCGGCGCGTCTGGCCGAACGAGCACCCGAAGCCGAACGGTTGCGGCGTCTGCCGCAGGCGACGGTGGACGACCTCGTCGCATCGAAGATCACCGACCTGCTGGTGCCGGCCCGCTACGGCGGCCGAGAGGCGTCCTACCCGGAGATCCTGCGGCCGGTGCGCGAGCTGGCGCACGGCTGCGCGTCGAGCGCGTGGACCATCGGCTTCTACGTCCTGCACAACTGGATGGTCGCGTTGTTCGACGAACAAGCGCAGGCCGAGGCGTTCGCCGACCGCCCGTTCCTCGCACCGGCCCCGCTCGCGCCCACCGGCCGCGGCCGTCCCGACGGCGACGGGATACGGCTGAGTGGGCGCTGGTCCTGGGCGACGGGCGTGATGCACGGCAACTGGATCATGGTGGGCGCGCTGTGCGGACCCGACGAGGCCATCTACCCGGCGCTCGCCCTGCTGCCGATCGGCGACGTCACCGTCGAGGACGTCTGGCACACCGACGGGATGCGCGCCACCGGCTCCAACGATGTGGTCATCGAGGACGCGTACGTGCCGGCGCACCGCCTGGTGCGCGTGGCGGACATCCACGCGGGTACCGCGCCCGGTGCGGCGTTGCATGACGCACCCGCCTACCGCTGGCCGATGGTGCCCGCCCTGGCGTTTCTGGCCGCGATGCCCGCCCTGGGCAGCGCCGAACGCGTCCTCGAGATCTACACGGAACGCCTCGGCGAGCGAGTGCTGGCCTTTGAGGGTGTGAAGCAGCAGGACAAGCCGCTCGCCCAGGCCCGACTCGGTGAGGCCGACGTGCGCCTGCGGGCGCTGCGCGCACTGCTCGACGACGCCGTCGGCGGCATCGAGCAGCGGGTCCGTGACGGCGACGAGGTGCCGCTGATCGTGCGCGCACAGGCCCGGATGGCCGCGGCGCACATCGTGCACGAGTCCCGCGCGCTCATCGGCATGCTGATGTCGGCCTCAGGGGCGAGCGCGCATTTCGTGACGAACCCGTTGCAGCGGGCCAAACGCGACGTCGACGTTCTCGCCGGTCACGTGATCTTCGATTACGACACGAGCCGCGAATTGGCGGGCACACTGGCGGTCGGCGCACGGATTCCGCCGTTCGCGATGGTGTGA
- a CDS encoding alpha/beta hydrolase family protein yields MTTAVRYEYDRIPYLVAYQNTSAVRDVYGGVAELVVLESHLLRPRDKPSDTVLVFMHPIGGGAYLPMMNALAKAGHHVIYCNSRFRGTDSALLMEKVVEDLGEAIKDAKNRLGYEKVVLAGWSGGGSLSVFYQQQAQHPTVTASPSGDGPDLTKLGLIPADGIMLLAAHISRHGTLTEWLDASILDEADPTDRDPELDLYNPDNPHQPPYTAEFLERYRAAQIARNRRITAWVKDKLAELRSSGRPGADVAEFAFVVHGTMADPRWLDPTVDPNDRAPGTCYLGDPEVVNMSPVGLARFCTLRSWLSQWSYDDANGDAVKAGPDIAVPTLVIGNLADDACTPSHTRRLFEAIGHPDKEMHEIPGANHYYSGPDQRETLREAVGICTDWLHRHGFSSEVG; encoded by the coding sequence GTGACGACCGCCGTGCGCTACGAATACGACCGCATCCCGTATCTCGTTGCCTATCAGAACACCTCAGCGGTGCGTGACGTCTACGGCGGCGTCGCCGAACTCGTCGTGCTGGAGAGCCATCTACTGCGCCCGCGCGACAAGCCCTCGGACACCGTGTTGGTGTTCATGCACCCGATCGGCGGCGGCGCGTACCTGCCGATGATGAACGCGCTCGCCAAGGCCGGCCACCACGTCATCTACTGCAACAGCCGGTTCCGCGGCACCGATTCGGCGCTGCTGATGGAGAAGGTCGTCGAAGACCTCGGCGAGGCGATCAAGGACGCCAAGAACCGGCTGGGCTACGAGAAGGTGGTGCTCGCCGGCTGGAGCGGCGGCGGGTCGCTGTCGGTGTTCTACCAGCAGCAGGCGCAGCATCCGACCGTGACGGCGAGCCCGTCCGGGGACGGCCCCGACCTGACCAAGCTGGGGCTGATCCCCGCCGACGGCATCATGCTGCTGGCCGCCCACATCAGCCGCCACGGCACGCTGACCGAATGGCTCGACGCCTCGATCCTCGACGAGGCCGACCCCACCGACCGCGACCCTGAACTCGACCTCTACAACCCCGACAACCCCCACCAGCCGCCCTACACCGCCGAATTCCTCGAGCGGTACCGCGCCGCCCAGATCGCCCGGAACCGGCGAATCACCGCGTGGGTCAAGGACAAACTGGCCGAGCTGCGGTCGAGCGGAAGGCCCGGAGCGGACGTCGCCGAGTTCGCGTTCGTCGTGCACGGCACCATGGCCGACCCGCGCTGGCTGGACCCCACCGTCGACCCCAACGACCGCGCACCGGGCACCTGCTACCTCGGCGATCCAGAGGTGGTGAACATGAGCCCGGTGGGCCTGGCCCGGTTCTGCACACTGCGCAGCTGGCTGTCGCAGTGGAGCTACGACGACGCCAACGGTGACGCGGTGAAGGCGGGCCCGGACATCGCGGTGCCCACGCTGGTGATCGGCAACCTCGCCGACGACGCGTGCACACCGAGCCACACCCGGCGGCTGTTCGAGGCCATCGGCCACCCCGACAAGGAGATGCACGAGATCCCAGGGGCCAACCACTACTACTCCGGACCCGACCAACGTGAGACGCTGCGGGAGGCGGTCGGCATCTGCACCGACTGGCTGCACCGGCACGGGTTCTCTTCGGAGGTGGGATGA